Proteins found in one Misgurnus anguillicaudatus chromosome 3, ASM2758022v2, whole genome shotgun sequence genomic segment:
- the sh3pxd2aa gene encoding SH3 and PX domain-containing protein 2A isoform X7 has translation MKRLRFIDDYCRALVRLPPQISQSEEVLHFFETRPEDINPPVEDYGSKRKSVWMYGLQDSPTKCEASGLDSSEPMVLEQYVVVANYDRQENSEISLKAGETVDVIEKSESGWWFVSTAEEQGWVPATYLDSQSGTRDDLDLGTSRSGEVTKRRKAHLKRLDRRWTLGGIVNRQQSREEKYVTIQPYASQGKDEIGFEKGVTVEVIQKNLEGWWYIRYQGKEGWAPASYLKKLKDDLSPRKKTLTGPVEIIGNIMEISNLLNKKAVSEKDIQTDGEPTTPERHISKSEISLPIQYAPEAGGAPAAGSDLGMGSGSSAAPLENKSRAEPGSPAVARVAPHRVEIGFDAIGSPNLRQKPPPRREANLAFQLPKPPEPPAVEAEYYTIAEFQSSISDGISFHGGQKADVIEKNSGGWWYVQIGDMEGWAPCSYIDKRKKPNLSRRTSTLTRPKVPPPAPPVKKQESEDSPSLGNSASKASESPGQHGVYEEPEYDVPAMGFETDLEHNSPKPQTRKFQIKSNPAAAERIAQAGKASPLLKVMTSPLRKRNSLEDVNKEEVIYENDGFRFPSNDFASSRDSSVCNKDTQRSLTLGRKPLSCTSSPGGGRPFRKVPPDLNRSHSLGRTERHSHKSSSDELGRNPKREPVMRKDVEIRVGQSPLARPKPVVRPKPLLTKSEPQSPERMDISSLRRQLRPTGSLRQGPIRAVRGGEDSETASVVSSEDSNSSRSTSDLSSVYVKSSRGGESDHESVFYRTTDAYERAQESEISFPGGVEVEVLDKQESGWWYVRWGEEEGWAPTFYLEPVNHLQNVGVHEVRDSPLVDLGSSNKSNSLEKNEQRVQAMNNLNQQNLRSISNPSPPIPSKPPGGFGKPTAMLNGSGVRMRNGVRQAAVRPQSVFVSAPQPLKDTNIHTGSLRRNESLGAGDHMRSGGGVRRNSSFTAVRPQPVSDVRVRAGTTITTPVGSSSPLIGQRNGIPISTVRPKPIEKTHLIHNNLREVYVSIADYRGDEETMGFSEGTSLEVLEKNPNGWWYCQVVDGLHGRKGWVPSNYLERKK, from the exons TTTGGATGTATGGACTTCAGGACAGTCCGACCAAATGTGAAGCCTCAG GGTTGGACAGCAGTGAGCCCATGGTGCTGGAGCAGTACGTGGTGGTGGCCAACTACGACCGGCAGGAGAACTCGGAAATCAGCCTGAAGGCTGGAGAAACGGTGGACGTGATCGAGAAGAGCGAAAGCG GTTGGTGGTTTGTCAGCACGGCTGAGGAACAAGGTTGGGTTCCCGCCACATACCTGGACTCTCAAAGCGGCACCAGAGATGATCTGGACCTGGGAACATCTAGATCAGGAGAAG TCACTAAGAGGCGTAAGGCTCATCTGAAGAGGCTGGACCGCAGATGGACGCTAGGTGGAATAGTCAACCGCCAACAGAGTCGAG AAGAGAAATATGTAACCATTCAGCCATATGCCAGTCAGGGAAAAGATGAGATCGGGTTCGAGAAAGGAGTGACCGTGGAGGTCATCCAGAAGAACCTGGAAGGATGGTGGTACATCAG GTATCAGGGAAAAGAGGGCTGGGCCCCGGCCTCATACCTGAAGAAACTGAAAGACGATCTTTCCCCGAGGAAGAAGACTCTGACGGGCCCCGTGGAGATCATCGGGAACATAATGGAGATCAGTAACCTCCTCAACAAGAAGGCCGTCAGCGAGAAGGACATTCAAACCGACGGAGAACCCACCACCCCCGAGCGCCACATTTCCAAGAGCGAGATCAGTTTACCCATCCAGTATGCCCCGGAGGCTGGAGGGGCACCCGCAGCGGGCAGCGATTTAGGAATGGGGTCTGGATCTAGCGCCGCCCCACTGGAGAACAAGAGCAGGGCGGAGCCGGGCTCACCTGCCGTAGCCCGGGTAGCGCCGCATAGAGTTGAGATAG GATTCGATGCCATAG GATCTCCAAACCTCAGACAAAAACCCCCTCCACGAAGAGAGGCGAATTTG GCGTTCCAGTTGCCCAAACCTCCAGAGCCCCCTGCTGTGGAAGCGGAGTACTACACCATAGCAGAGTTTCAGTCCAGTATCTCGGATGGCATCAGCTTCCATGGAGGACAAAAGGCTGAT GTCATAGAGAAGAACTCTGGTGGCTGGTGGTATGTCCAGATTGGTGACATGGAGGGTTGGGCGCCCTGCTCCTACATCGATAAACGCAAGAAACCCAATCTGAGCCGGAGAACCAGCACACTCACCCGCCCCAAAGTTCCACCCCCTGCTCCGCCTGTCAAAAAACAAGAATCTGAGGATTCACCCTCTCTGGGCAACTCAGCCTCGAAAGCTTCCGAATCCCCCGGCCAGCATGGCGTCTACGAGGAGCCAGAATACGACGTTCCAGCCATGGGCTTTGAAACTGATCTGGAACATAATTCCCCCAAACCACAGACTCGTAAGTTTCAGATTAAAAGCAATCCGGCAGCCGCAGAGAGGATTGCTCAGGCTGGCAAAGCATCGCCTTTATTGAAAGTGATGACCTCGCCCTTGAGGAAAAGAAACTCTTTGGAGGATGTCAACAAGGAGGAGGTGATTTATGAAAATGATGGGTTTAGGTTCCCCTCCAATGACTTTGCCTCCTCTAGAGATTCAAGTGTTTGCAATAAAGACACCCAAAGGAGTCTCACCTTGGGACGCAAACCTCTAAGTTGCACTTCCTCTCCAGGAGGAGGGAGACCCTTCCGAAAGGTACCCCCCGATCTTAACCGGAGCCATTCTCTTGGCCGTACCGAGAGACATAGCCACAAGTCGTCTTCAGACGAATTGGGTCGGAATCCCAAAAGAGAGCCTGTCATGCGCAAAGATGTGGAAATCCGGGTCGGACAAAGCCCGTTGGCCAGGCCCAAACCGGTGGTGCGACCCAAACCTCTCCTTACGAAGTCGGAGCCGCAAAGTCCTGAAAGAATGGACATCAGCAGCCTACGCCGACAGCTGCGTCCCACCGGCAGCCTACGGCAGGGACCTATCCGTGCGGTACGTGGTGGCGAAGACTCTGAAACGGCTTCTGTTGTGTCCTCTGAAGATTCCAACTCCTCAAGAAGTACTTCCGATCTCTCAAGTGTTTATGTAAAGAGTAGCCGAGGTGGGGAGTCAGACCATGAAAGTGTATTTTACAGAACCACAGATGCCTACGAACGAGCCCAGGAGTCGGAGATCAGCTTCCCAGGCGGCGTGGAGGTGGAGGTGCTGGATAAGCAGGAAAGCGGATGGTGGTATGTCCGTTGGGGGGAAGAGGAGGGTTGGGCACCTACTTTTTACCTGGAGCCAGTCAATCATCTCCAGAACGTAGGTGTTCACGAAGTCCGTGATAGTCCTCTCGTCGACCTCGGTAGCAGCAACAAGTCCAACAGCCTCGAGAAGAACGAGCAACGTGTTCAAGCCATGAACAACCTCAACCAGCAGAACCTGAGGAGCATAAGCAATCCTAGCCCCCCAATCCCGTCCAAACCTCCAGGGGGCTTCGGAAAACCAACTGCGATGCTGAACGGTTCGGGAGTGCGAATGCGTAACGGTGTCCGTCAGGCTGCGGTGCGGCCGCAGTCGGTGTTCGTGTCCGCACCACAGCCTTTGAAAGACACCAACATCCACACGGGATCCCTAAGAAGGAACGAATCGCTGGGTGCAGGAGACCACATGAGGTCTGGAGGTGGCGTAAGGCGAAACTCGTCCTTCACCGCCGTTCGACCACAACCGGTGAGCGACGTACGAGTGAGGGCTGGGACCACCATTACCACACCCGTTGGAAGCTCAAGCCCCTTAATTGGCCAAAGGAATGGAATTCCCATATCTACAGTAAGACCCAAGCCCATTGAGAAGACCCATCTCATTCATAACAACCTTCGAGAGGTTTACGTCTCCATCGCTGACTACCGTGGAGATGAGGAGACCATGGGTTTCTCAGAGGGCACCAGTCTTGAAGTTTTAGAAAAGAACCCAAATGGATGGTGGTACTGCCAGGTTGTGGATGGCTTACACGGGCGTAAAGGCTGGGTGCCATCTAACTACCTGGAGAGAAAGAAATAA